One Salvelinus fontinalis isolate EN_2023a chromosome 11, ASM2944872v1, whole genome shotgun sequence DNA window includes the following coding sequences:
- the slc3a2a gene encoding solute carrier family 3 member 2a — MSKDTEVDMKDVELNELDQEKLPMTGDGPGAEKNGNLKQKEQEEDVKFTGLSKEELMKVAGTPGWVRTRWLLLVLFWLGWVGMLAGAIVIIVQAPRCKPIPEMNWWNQGPLYQIADLDAFNHDKGIKGVVEVLDSLNQLKVKGLVLGPLHTVQQDQVDTLDLVSMDPGVGNDQDLLVLLDKAHKKGISVVLNLTPNPGADPWFSPDNLPKVLDKLREAAEHWLGMGVDGVQVSGLAAASASSDWSKFQGVVQGNRTEVDVKKRAVIGVVDGQDSSAVSQLLNSSGVDLILSDVLNKENSGIERAKSIHGLVSTQKQSSLAWGLGGSLGNHLASVVEKPELVRLYQLLLFTLPGTPVFNYGDELGLADQGSTSPKMLWDTEEEEVAEGAVKNETAEAQKTHRLTCRSWFKTLSDLRGKERSLLHGDYFHLHSSSSSLAFLRLWDQSERYLTAVNWGSASLAMVLNNTELSLPEQAKVKLSTDPENLAADTSVSLDKLLLGPGQAVLLTFPFA; from the exons ATGAGTAAGGACACCGAGGTCGATATGAAGGATGTTGAGTTGAACGAGTTGGACCAGGAGAAACTACCGATGACCGGCGACGGACCGGGGGCTGAGAAGAACGGAAACTTGAAGCAGAAGGAACAGGAGGAGGATGTTAAGTTTACCGGGTTGTCGAAGGAAGAACTCATGAAAGTCGCTGGTACACCCGG ctgGGTGAGGACACGCTGGCTGCTCCTGGTCTTGTTCTGGTTGGGCTGGGTGGGGATGCTGGCTGGGGCCATAGTGATCATCGTCCAGGCCCCCAGGTGTAAACCCATACCCGAGATGAACTGGTGGAATCAGGGTCCTCTCTATCAGATCGCTGACCTGGACGCCTTCAACCACGACAAGGGAATCAAAG gtgtagtTGAGGTACTAGACAGTCTGAACCAGTTGAAGGTGAAGGGCTTGGTTCTGGGGCCTCTTCACACTGTCCAGCAGGACCAAGTAGACACTCTAGACCTGGTCTCTATGGACCCCGGGGTAGGAAATGACCAGGACCTGCTGGTTCTGCTGGACAAGGCCCACAAGAAGG gtatCTCTGTGGTGTTGaatctgacccctaaccctggaGCTGACCCCTGGTTCAGCCCTGACAACTTGCCTAAAGTACTGGACAAACTCAGG GAAGCTGCTGAACACTGGCTGGGGATGGGCGTGGACGGGGTGCAGGTGTCCGGCCTCGCTGCTGCCAGCGCCTCTTCTGATTGGTCCAAGTTCCAGGGTGTCGTCCAGGGCAACAGGACAGAGGTGGACGTGAAGAAGAG AGCTGTAATAGGAGTGGTTGATGGTCAGGACTCCTCTGCCGTCTCTCAACTTCTCAACTCTTCTGGTGTGGATCTGATACTGTCTGATGTCCTTAACAAGGAAAACTCCG GTATCGAGAGAGCGAAGTCCATCCACGGCCTGGTCTCCACCCAGAAACAGAGCTCTTTAGCCTGGGGTCTAGGAG gcAGTTTGGGGAACCATCTGGCTTCAGTGGTGGAGAAACCAGAACTGGTACGACTTTACCAACTGCTGCTTTTCACACTGCCTGGAACACCTGTCTTCAACTACGGAGACGAGTTGGGCCTCGCGGACCAG gGCTCCACCTCTCCTAAGATGCTGTGGGAcactgaggaagaggaggttGCCGAAGGAGCTGTGAAGAACGAGACAGCGGAG gccCAGAAGACTCATCGTCTGACATGTCGTTCGTGGTTTAAGACCCTCTCTGATCTGAGGGGTAAAGAACGTTCCCTCCTTCATGGGGACTACTtccacctccactcctcctcctcatccctcgcTTTCCTGCGTCTGTGGGACCAGAGCGAGCGATACCTGACAGCCGTGAACTGGGGCTCCGCCTCCTTAGCCATGGTCCTCAACAACACAG aGCTGAGCCTCCCTGAGCAGGCTAAAGTGAAGCTGAGTACAGACCCTGAGAACCTGGCTGCGGACACCTCTGTCTCGCTGGATAAACTGCTGCTGGGACCAGGACAGGCTGTCCTATTGACCTTTCCCTTCGCTTAG